A window of the Methanoregula sp. genome harbors these coding sequences:
- a CDS encoding Cache 3/Cache 2 fusion domain-containing protein, translating to MTEKFNRMKIGTKILIICLVLVIVPTLLLGTVAYITASNAINDQLDMTLNTQITDIRGMTSNSYDLSKNKLNGDLNLLRSRFTASGTPAIVGGKIAYGDQIVNDNFQIVDSIEKDMGSKATVFQKIGDKAIRVSTNVIGADGKRAIGTPISDAVYDAVINKGQTFYGTADVVGKKYAAAYEPIKNAKGEIIGILFVGVPEDVVYGPLKEQILETKIGKTGYLYVMDNKGTLIIHPTEQGSSVADAEFAKTMIANKDAVTSSNKRLAYNDNGKNVVTYYTYYAPTGWIIASHVDPSDFSGPVDGLRNAIIIILIISIGAGAAIATSFGRSIARRMGDLVGLGRKVMNGDLSGAAMEIDSNARMVSGGDEIGEVSEAFSGVVNNIQQFSDEITTISNATVEGRLTARGDSSRFKGEYATMINGLNNTINSVVGHLDAIPVPAFIVNKEFSILYANKASASMAGVTPQSMLGQKCYEHFKTPDCRSQKCASGQCMQSGKMVTSETQANPKGRKFDIMYSGVPITDSKGTVIGSMEFFTDLTDVRNAARQAQKRIDDALAMINNEMTKISQGTEEANANVEEVSAGAGQVAKNATAVSVNVEKSMEGIIQVQKAMEDLSRTIQDVASRAESTAKIVHDTDDYSKEGMALARKTEQGMQGITKSSNDVNVIILEIKGQMDKISEIVNLITDLANQTNLLALNAAIEAARAGDAGRGFAVVATEVKSLAVESRASAERISGMIENLQNQTLHAVDAVSAANAGVKEGSLALQNTVASFSKIADSIGQITRNVGDVASATEEQAASVEEITASVNEVNSLMQNTAKESTDAAAASEESSASIEQISKVIGHVSMVVENVKKEINSFK from the coding sequence ATGACTGAAAAATTCAACCGCATGAAGATCGGCACAAAAATCCTGATCATCTGCCTGGTCCTCGTTATTGTCCCCACCCTTCTGCTTGGGACGGTCGCCTATATAACTGCAAGCAATGCGATCAACGACCAGCTCGACATGACCCTGAATACGCAGATCACCGATATTCGGGGAATGACATCCAATTCCTATGATCTTTCAAAGAACAAGCTGAACGGGGATCTTAATCTTTTAAGAAGCCGGTTCACTGCTTCGGGAACTCCTGCCATTGTTGGCGGCAAGATTGCTTATGGTGACCAGATCGTTAATGATAATTTCCAGATTGTAGATTCCATTGAAAAGGATATGGGCAGCAAGGCCACGGTCTTCCAGAAGATCGGGGACAAAGCGATCCGTGTCTCAACAAATGTCATCGGTGCTGACGGGAAACGGGCCATAGGCACGCCGATTTCTGATGCTGTTTACGATGCAGTCATCAACAAGGGACAGACCTTCTACGGAACTGCAGATGTTGTCGGGAAAAAGTATGCTGCAGCGTACGAACCGATTAAAAATGCAAAAGGGGAGATCATCGGTATCCTTTTTGTCGGAGTACCTGAAGATGTCGTTTACGGCCCGTTAAAAGAACAGATCCTGGAAACGAAAATCGGCAAGACCGGTTATCTCTATGTTATGGACAACAAGGGCACCCTGATCATCCACCCGACCGAACAGGGTTCCAGCGTTGCCGACGCAGAGTTTGCAAAGACAATGATTGCAAATAAGGATGCAGTAACCAGCAGCAATAAACGCCTTGCCTATAACGACAATGGCAAAAATGTAGTGACGTATTACACCTATTATGCACCAACCGGCTGGATTATTGCCTCGCATGTTGATCCGTCAGACTTCAGCGGCCCGGTAGATGGCCTGAGAAATGCGATTATCATTATCCTTATCATCAGTATTGGTGCCGGAGCTGCAATTGCCACGAGTTTTGGCCGGTCAATCGCCCGGAGAATGGGAGACCTTGTCGGTCTTGGCAGGAAAGTAATGAATGGGGATCTCTCGGGTGCTGCAATGGAGATTGACTCAAACGCACGGATGGTCAGTGGCGGCGATGAGATCGGCGAAGTATCAGAAGCTTTCAGCGGGGTGGTCAATAACATCCAGCAGTTCAGCGATGAAATTACCACGATAAGTAATGCTACCGTTGAAGGACGACTTACTGCGAGAGGAGACAGCAGCAGGTTCAAAGGCGAATACGCGACCATGATCAACGGGCTTAACAACACGATAAACTCCGTAGTTGGTCACCTTGACGCAATTCCCGTCCCGGCATTCATCGTAAATAAGGAATTTTCCATTCTCTACGCCAACAAGGCTTCGGCCAGTATGGCGGGCGTAACCCCACAGAGCATGCTGGGACAGAAATGCTATGAACACTTCAAGACGCCAGACTGCCGTTCGCAGAAATGTGCATCCGGACAGTGTATGCAGTCAGGAAAGATGGTCACCTCTGAAACGCAGGCAAACCCGAAAGGACGCAAGTTTGACATTATGTATTCCGGAGTTCCCATCACCGATTCGAAAGGAACGGTCATCGGTTCGATGGAATTCTTCACCGACCTGACCGATGTCCGTAATGCTGCACGCCAGGCACAGAAGAGGATCGATGATGCACTTGCAATGATCAACAACGAAATGACCAAGATCTCGCAGGGTACTGAAGAGGCAAACGCTAATGTTGAAGAAGTATCTGCCGGTGCGGGACAGGTAGCAAAGAATGCAACTGCAGTCAGCGTGAATGTTGAAAAATCCATGGAGGGTATCATCCAGGTGCAAAAAGCAATGGAAGACCTGTCGCGTACTATCCAGGATGTTGCATCCCGTGCTGAATCTACCGCTAAGATTGTCCATGACACCGATGATTACAGTAAGGAAGGAATGGCGCTCGCCCGAAAGACCGAGCAGGGTATGCAGGGCATTACCAAATCCTCAAACGATGTGAATGTCATCATCCTTGAGATCAAAGGCCAGATGGACAAGATCAGCGAGATTGTCAACCTTATCACGGACCTTGCCAACCAGACAAATCTCCTTGCACTGAATGCAGCAATTGAGGCTGCCCGGGCCGGGGATGCAGGACGCGGGTTTGCGGTTGTTGCAACTGAAGTCAAGTCCCTTGCTGTCGAATCCCGTGCATCTGCTGAACGCATCTCAGGAATGATCGAGAACCTGCAGAACCAGACCCTGCATGCAGTTGACGCTGTCTCCGCAGCCAATGCCGGGGTTAAAGAAGGCAGTCTCGCACTGCAGAACACCGTTGCAAGTTTCTCAAAGATTGCAGACTCCATTGGCCAGATCACCCGCAATGTGGGGGATGTGGCATCCGCCACCGAAGAGCAGGCAGCCTCGGTTGAAGAGATCACTGCCAGCGTCAATGAAGTCAACAGCCTGATGCAGAACACGGCAAAGGAATCCACTGATGCCGCAGCAGCAAGTGAAGAATCATCGGCTTCAATCGAGCAGATCAGTAAAGTCATCGGCCATGTTTCAATGGTTGTTGAGAATGTCAAAAAAGAGATCAACAGTTTCAAGTAA
- a CDS encoding methyl-accepting chemotaxis protein — protein MEFIDNLPLGKKITGSFLITAVIFAIVALIGYSSMNNAGAAGSNAAVIVLLCIIGVISSIGMGIALSQSIAGPLHLVTKNISEIHKGHLGERIRLNRKDEIGVMSQEMDKFSDDLQKYVVGTMKMIADGDLSRDLKVRDDKDEIVPALKKTIDTLKGLIAESNKLSIAAVEGKLSVRGDADKFKGGYWEIIAGINKTFENVAIPLTEGMRVSEEYAAGNFTARFEDSIKVRGDFKNFKISLNSIGTDVSKAMLGVTHQVTNLAANTQEANASIEEVSAGANQIAQNASAVSVNLEKSSQGIGQVQQAMDDLSRAIQEVATKSESVAQLASESTNYSREGMDLAQKTEGGMQGITKSSNDVNQIITEIKGQMDQISEIVDLITDLANQTNLLALNAAIEAARAGDAGRGFAVVATEVKSLAVESRSSAERIAGMIEKLQTQTNHAVEAVASANSGVSQGSRALHETIASFSKIAGSIDKISQHVSEVAAAAEEQAASIEEVAASVSEVMTLINSSSKEAMDSAAASEESSAAIDQITRVVANVNSVVDNLSKEISRFKC, from the coding sequence ATGGAATTTATTGACAACCTTCCTCTCGGAAAAAAGATCACCGGATCCTTCCTCATTACCGCTGTGATCTTTGCTATTGTTGCGCTTATCGGATACAGCAGCATGAACAATGCAGGTGCTGCCGGTTCAAATGCCGCGGTAATTGTGCTGTTATGCATAATCGGTGTCATCAGCTCTATTGGAATGGGAATCGCACTTTCCCAGAGCATTGCCGGTCCGTTACACCTGGTGACAAAAAACATCAGCGAGATCCACAAAGGTCACCTGGGAGAGCGGATCCGTCTCAACCGCAAGGATGAGATTGGCGTAATGTCTCAGGAGATGGACAAATTCTCTGATGATCTCCAGAAATATGTTGTCGGCACCATGAAAATGATCGCTGATGGTGATCTTTCCCGGGATCTCAAAGTCCGGGATGACAAGGATGAGATTGTTCCCGCCCTTAAAAAGACCATCGACACATTGAAAGGGCTCATTGCCGAATCGAACAAACTGTCAATTGCAGCCGTTGAAGGAAAACTCTCCGTCCGCGGGGATGCAGACAAATTCAAAGGTGGGTACTGGGAAATTATTGCCGGCATCAACAAGACGTTTGAAAACGTCGCAATTCCCCTTACGGAAGGGATGCGGGTTTCGGAAGAGTACGCTGCCGGTAACTTCACTGCCCGGTTTGAGGATTCAATCAAGGTGAGAGGGGATTTTAAGAATTTCAAAATATCCTTAAACAGCATCGGTACCGATGTTTCGAAAGCAATGCTGGGAGTAACCCATCAGGTAACAAATCTCGCCGCAAATACCCAGGAAGCAAATGCCAGTATCGAGGAAGTCTCAGCCGGGGCAAACCAGATTGCGCAGAATGCATCGGCAGTCAGTGTAAACCTGGAAAAATCCTCACAGGGTATTGGGCAGGTGCAGCAGGCAATGGATGATCTCTCCCGTGCGATTCAGGAAGTTGCTACAAAATCTGAGTCCGTTGCACAACTTGCCTCAGAATCAACCAACTACAGCCGTGAGGGAATGGATCTTGCACAGAAAACTGAGGGGGGGATGCAGGGTATCACTAAATCCTCAAATGATGTGAACCAGATCATAACGGAGATTAAAGGGCAGATGGATCAGATCAGTGAGATCGTCGACCTGATAACTGATCTTGCCAACCAGACCAACCTGTTAGCTCTCAATGCAGCTATTGAGGCAGCCCGGGCCGGGGATGCAGGACGCGGATTTGCTGTCGTTGCAACTGAGGTCAAATCGCTTGCCGTTGAATCGCGTTCATCCGCTGAACGTATTGCCGGGATGATTGAGAAACTTCAGACCCAGACAAATCATGCCGTTGAAGCGGTAGCATCAGCAAACTCGGGAGTCAGCCAGGGAAGCCGTGCCCTTCATGAAACCATCGCAAGTTTCAGCAAGATCGCTGGATCTATCGATAAGATCAGCCAGCATGTGAGCGAGGTAGCTGCTGCTGCAGAAGAGCAGGCAGCATCCATTGAAGAAGTGGCTGCAAGTGTCAGCGAGGTCATGACATTGATCAACAGCAGTTCCAAAGAGGCCATGGACTCTGCCGCTGCATCCGAGGAATCCAGTGCAGCAATTGACCAGATTACACGCGTTGTCGCCAATGTCAATTCCGTTGTTGACAACCTGTCAAAAGAAATATCCCGGTTCAAGTGCTGA
- a CDS encoding chemotaxis protein CheW: protein MLQIVEFLLGNERFAIDLFDVKEVVEYTTVTKLPNTASYMKGIIDLRGEITTIVDLKDRLHIAARAETLVENSRIIVLDEKITKAKTGIMVDDVLSVSTFYMSDIDKTSAADNNKDAGILGIIKKKVKDKDHEKNELIIWVDIKYLLKDIS from the coding sequence ATGCTGCAGATCGTAGAGTTCCTGCTCGGAAACGAGCGATTCGCCATTGATCTCTTTGACGTCAAGGAAGTAGTGGAGTACACGACCGTTACCAAGCTCCCGAACACTGCCTCCTACATGAAAGGCATCATCGATCTCCGTGGCGAGATCACTACTATAGTGGACTTAAAAGACCGCCTGCATATCGCGGCACGCGCAGAGACCCTTGTAGAGAATAGCAGAATCATTGTGCTCGATGAGAAGATCACCAAAGCCAAGACAGGGATCATGGTTGACGACGTACTATCGGTTTCCACGTTTTATATGAGTGATATCGACAAGACCTCGGCAGCAGATAATAATAAAGATGCGGGAATTCTCGGGATTATCAAAAAGAAGGTCAAGGATAAAGACCACGAGAAGAATGAACTCATCATCTGGGTTGATATCAAGTACCTGCTCAAAGATATCAGCTGA
- the ade gene encoding adenine deaminase, which produces MTDFSLANLNAARGKAPADAVFTNAKIFNPFTCAWDEGTLAVKDGIILGIGDYSGKKEYDLTGMYIVPGLIDAHVHIESSLLTPGEYARLVAQHGTATVIADPHEIANVAGVAGIDWMLSQRAGLPVDIRYMLPSCVPATPVDVGGAILDTPDLARFKGREGVLGLGEMMNFPGVLGADPAIGKKLELFSIRDGHAPLLSGMDLNAYILAGLQSDHECTTRTEAEEKLKKGMYLYIREGSTERNISELAPLISPITVSRCCFATDDCHVDLLMTDGHIDRCIRKAIACGVLPELAIRMATLSAAERFGLTDRGALAPGRRADFCIIDNPLTFIIHQVFVAGNELVDRIPDERQNQKAPFRCTVPSMDSIQIPCKGTARVIGIVPHQIVTDALNIPINGPLQSCDDILKVVVCNRYGTGACGVGLVQGFKFRTGAIASSVAHDAHNLIAVGTSDQEILRAIDAVIRMKGGMAALSEEQEAALPLDCGGLMSTLPYDEVASRLEELHSVTRKMGGIDDPFMYLSFLSLTVIPSLRITDRGVFDVMEFRDVPLFF; this is translated from the coding sequence ATGACAGATTTTTCTTTGGCCAATCTCAATGCAGCCCGGGGCAAAGCGCCGGCGGATGCCGTGTTCACAAACGCGAAAATTTTCAACCCTTTTACCTGTGCATGGGATGAAGGAACCCTTGCTGTAAAAGATGGAATAATCCTTGGTATCGGTGATTATTCCGGGAAAAAAGAGTATGATCTCACGGGCATGTACATCGTTCCCGGACTGATCGATGCCCATGTCCATATCGAAAGCTCGCTGCTCACCCCCGGCGAGTACGCACGGCTGGTAGCACAGCACGGGACGGCAACCGTGATTGCAGATCCCCATGAGATCGCCAATGTAGCCGGGGTTGCCGGTATTGACTGGATGTTGTCCCAGCGGGCAGGACTACCCGTTGATATCCGGTATATGCTGCCATCATGTGTCCCGGCAACACCGGTGGATGTCGGGGGGGCAATTCTTGATACCCCGGATCTTGCCCGGTTCAAAGGCCGTGAGGGGGTCTTAGGCCTTGGAGAGATGATGAACTTTCCCGGGGTGCTTGGTGCAGATCCCGCTATCGGAAAGAAACTGGAGCTCTTCTCCATTCGTGACGGACACGCTCCCCTGCTTTCAGGAATGGATCTGAATGCCTATATCCTGGCTGGACTCCAGAGCGATCACGAATGCACCACCCGGACCGAAGCTGAAGAAAAATTAAAAAAAGGCATGTACCTGTATATCCGGGAAGGTTCGACAGAACGAAATATCAGCGAACTTGCGCCCCTGATCTCACCCATTACGGTTTCCCGCTGTTGTTTTGCGACTGACGACTGCCACGTTGACCTGCTGATGACAGACGGGCATATCGATCGCTGCATACGGAAGGCCATTGCATGCGGAGTGCTCCCGGAACTGGCTATCCGTATGGCCACACTTTCTGCTGCTGAACGGTTCGGGCTTACTGATCGCGGGGCACTTGCTCCCGGACGCCGTGCAGACTTCTGTATTATTGATAACCCGCTCACTTTTATCATTCACCAGGTATTTGTTGCCGGAAATGAGCTTGTGGACCGCATACCAGATGAACGACAAAACCAAAAAGCCCCTTTCCGGTGCACGGTCCCCTCTATGGACTCAATCCAGATTCCCTGTAAAGGTACTGCACGGGTTATCGGGATTGTGCCGCACCAGATCGTGACGGATGCTCTTAATATTCCCATCAATGGACCTCTTCAATCCTGTGATGACATCCTGAAAGTTGTGGTTTGCAACAGGTACGGCACCGGCGCTTGTGGGGTGGGCCTTGTTCAGGGTTTTAAGTTCAGGACCGGGGCAATCGCATCCAGTGTGGCCCATGATGCGCATAACCTGATCGCTGTCGGTACCAGTGACCAGGAGATCCTGCGGGCAATTGACGCGGTGATACGGATGAAAGGCGGCATGGCTGCACTATCTGAAGAACAGGAGGCCGCTCTCCCGCTTGACTGTGGCGGGCTGATGTCGACCCTGCCATATGACGAAGTTGCGTCCCGGTTGGAAGAACTCCATTCTGTCACCCGGAAGATGGGGGGGATTGATGATCCCTTCATGTACCTCTCGTTCCTTTCGTTAACGGTAATCCCTTCTTTGCGGATCACTGACCGTGGTGTATTTGATGTGATGGAATTCAGGGATGTGCCACTGTTTTTTTAA
- a CDS encoding chemotaxis protein CheW, with the protein MAKTAGEKEEKHSPPVSAELPAGEPAELKTDGPRKGKLQVVEFLLGKEHYAVDLFDVREVVEYTSITKLPNTPSFMKGIIDLRGEITTIIDLKERLNILEKSDLPIENSRIIVLDEKITKAKTGILVDDVLAVSTFERTDIDSTSASGGREDAAILGIIKKKIREKEHERHELIIWIDIRHLLRDIGEE; encoded by the coding sequence ATGGCAAAAACCGCAGGTGAAAAAGAGGAGAAACACTCGCCTCCCGTATCAGCCGAATTACCAGCAGGGGAACCGGCGGAACTAAAAACCGATGGACCCCGGAAGGGTAAACTCCAGGTAGTGGAGTTCCTGCTTGGAAAAGAGCACTATGCAGTTGATCTCTTCGATGTGCGGGAAGTGGTGGAGTACACCTCCATCACCAAGCTCCCCAATACCCCTTCCTTCATGAAAGGGATCATTGACCTCCGTGGTGAAATCACCACGATTATCGATCTCAAGGAACGCCTCAACATTCTTGAGAAGTCAGATCTTCCCATTGAGAACAGCAGGATCATTGTTCTCGATGAGAAAATCACCAAAGCCAAGACCGGTATCCTCGTAGACGATGTCCTCGCTGTGTCCACGTTCGAACGAACCGATATTGACTCTACCTCAGCCTCCGGTGGGCGCGAAGATGCCGCTATCCTTGGAATCATCAAAAAGAAGATCAGGGAAAAGGAGCACGAACGCCACGAACTGATTATCTGGATCGATATCCGGCATCTGCTCAGGGATATTGGTGAAGAATAA
- a CDS encoding chemotaxis protein CheW: MTAESSGTVKTHGNAGTVTPPLSNGRTGSARQQDSFQVLEFLLGKEHFAIDLFDVREVVEYTTITKLPNTLPYMKGIIDLRGEITTILDLKERLHILRVNDRSDESGRIIVLDEKLTGAKTGILVDDVLAVSTFEKGDVDAASTAGAGDDAAILGIIKKRAKDKENTVHELVIWIDIRETLRHIDKRV, encoded by the coding sequence ATGACCGCTGAAAGTTCGGGAACGGTAAAAACTCACGGAAATGCGGGGACGGTTACACCCCCTTTATCCAATGGGAGAACTGGTTCTGCCCGGCAGCAGGATTCGTTCCAGGTCCTGGAATTCCTTTTAGGAAAGGAACACTTTGCAATCGATCTCTTCGATGTGCGGGAAGTAGTAGAGTATACCACTATAACCAAACTTCCCAATACGCTTCCCTACATGAAAGGCATCATCGATCTGCGGGGCGAGATAACCACAATCCTCGATCTCAAGGAGCGACTCCATATCCTCCGTGTAAATGACAGATCCGATGAGTCGGGCCGGATTATTGTTCTCGATGAAAAACTGACCGGTGCAAAGACGGGCATCCTTGTTGATGATGTACTGGCCGTTTCGACATTTGAAAAAGGTGATGTTGACGCTGCATCCACTGCCGGGGCAGGTGACGATGCCGCGATTCTCGGCATCATTAAAAAGCGTGCAAAAGACAAGGAAAACACTGTGCATGAACTGGTCATCTGGATCGATATCCGGGAAACACTCCGCCATATTGATAAAAGGGTCTAG
- a CDS encoding methyl-accepting chemotaxis protein, protein MSFIDDIPMSKKLMGGFSVVLLILVAVAAIGYVNLQDSAARQNALYEKMQGAENLALTNAALEKMRGDIYRYIAVPADRPATSTSLAAQVGIINDNMKEFRTRPLSAEDKATLDKFDEAWGRMQVTYKKLETDTDAGDTKAVDAGLAAGSPAVTARSDCLAAVKTLVTSSFTTAENLNKATAAAAASASLMMIIATIVAVIAGLGIALYIARSITVPLVEVVNNLKELKKGHLNSRLHIERKDEIGEMARTLNSYDDCMQKWIIGTLKKIAEGDLSTDLKAADVSDETITALNTTTHAIRDMVTEANKLSIAAVEGKLSVRGDATKFKGGYWEIIAGINKTLDSVVVPLNEAMRVSDEYAKGNFTARIDEKIKVKGDFIKFKNSLDNIGIEVSKSLSVINHSVGDLAASAEEANASVEEVSAGSAQVAKNASGVSVNAEKATQGIEQVQKAMEDLSRTIQDVATKSEAVAKIVQDTTNFSKEGMELAQKTEQGMQGITKSSNDVNQIIGEIKGQMDKISEIVNLITDLANQTNLLALNAAIEAARAGDAGRGFAVVATEVKSLAVESRASAERIAEMIDNLQKQTLNAVDAVTSANNGVREGSEALHETLSSFSKIVSSIDKISQNVSDVAAAAEEQAASVEEVTASVNEVGGLMQNTTREATDAAAASEESSAAIDQITKVVANVNTIVDKVTKEVSRFRV, encoded by the coding sequence ATGAGTTTCATCGATGATATTCCAATGAGTAAGAAGCTGATGGGCGGATTCAGTGTTGTCCTGCTCATTCTTGTTGCGGTTGCTGCCATCGGGTACGTGAATCTGCAGGATTCAGCAGCCCGCCAGAATGCATTATATGAAAAAATGCAAGGTGCAGAGAACCTTGCACTGACCAATGCCGCACTGGAAAAGATGCGGGGAGATATCTACCGGTACATTGCGGTTCCCGCTGATCGCCCGGCAACAAGTACTTCACTGGCCGCACAGGTTGGAATTATCAATGATAATATGAAGGAGTTCCGCACACGACCGCTCTCTGCTGAGGACAAGGCCACTCTGGACAAGTTTGACGAGGCATGGGGCAGGATGCAGGTAACCTACAAGAAACTCGAGACCGATACCGATGCCGGTGACACAAAAGCGGTGGATGCGGGTCTCGCTGCAGGGAGCCCGGCCGTTACCGCCCGTAGTGACTGTCTCGCGGCTGTCAAGACACTGGTTACCAGCTCGTTTACGACTGCCGAGAACTTAAACAAGGCCACCGCCGCTGCCGCCGCATCAGCGTCCCTGATGATGATCATTGCAACTATTGTTGCGGTCATTGCCGGACTGGGTATTGCACTGTACATTGCAAGGAGTATTACCGTCCCCCTTGTTGAGGTAGTAAACAATCTCAAGGAACTCAAGAAGGGACACCTCAATTCAAGACTCCATATCGAGCGCAAGGATGAGATTGGGGAGATGGCAAGAACCCTGAACTCCTATGATGACTGCATGCAGAAATGGATCATCGGCACGTTAAAGAAAATTGCCGAAGGTGATCTGTCAACAGACCTGAAAGCAGCAGATGTTAGTGATGAGACGATTACTGCACTCAATACCACAACCCATGCAATCCGCGATATGGTGACCGAAGCCAACAAGCTCTCGATAGCTGCTGTAGAGGGAAAACTCTCCGTCCGTGGGGATGCCACGAAATTCAAGGGAGGATACTGGGAGATCATTGCCGGTATCAACAAGACCCTTGACTCGGTAGTTGTCCCGCTGAATGAGGCAATGAGGGTTTCTGATGAATATGCAAAAGGGAACTTCACCGCACGGATTGACGAGAAAATCAAGGTAAAAGGGGATTTCATTAAATTCAAGAACTCTCTCGATAACATCGGTATCGAGGTCTCGAAATCACTCTCGGTCATCAACCATTCGGTTGGAGACCTTGCTGCAAGCGCTGAAGAGGCCAACGCCAGTGTCGAGGAAGTCTCTGCCGGATCAGCACAGGTTGCAAAGAATGCAAGCGGGGTCAGCGTCAATGCTGAGAAGGCCACGCAGGGAATCGAGCAGGTGCAGAAGGCCATGGAAGATCTCTCCCGCACTATCCAGGATGTGGCAACCAAATCTGAAGCAGTAGCAAAGATCGTGCAGGACACGACAAACTTTAGCAAGGAAGGCATGGAACTGGCCCAGAAGACCGAACAGGGTATGCAGGGCATTACCAAATCGTCCAATGACGTGAACCAGATCATCGGTGAGATCAAAGGCCAGATGGATAAGATCAGCGAGATCGTCAACCTCATCACCGATCTTGCAAACCAGACGAACCTGCTTGCCCTCAATGCCGCGATCGAAGCAGCCCGTGCCGGTGATGCAGGACGGGGGTTTGCCGTAGTGGCAACGGAAGTCAAATCCCTTGCCGTTGAATCCCGGGCATCCGCAGAACGCATCGCTGAGATGATCGATAATCTCCAGAAACAGACGTTAAATGCAGTCGATGCGGTCACCTCCGCAAATAACGGGGTCCGGGAAGGCAGTGAAGCCCTGCACGAAACACTTTCCAGTTTCAGTAAGATCGTCTCGTCGATCGACAAGATCAGCCAGAATGTCAGCGACGTGGCTGCGGCAGCTGAAGAGCAGGCGGCATCGGTTGAGGAAGTAACGGCCAGTGTCAATGAAGTGGGCGGGCTCATGCAGAACACTACGAGAGAGGCAACTGACGCGGCTGCGGCAAGCGAAGAGTCCAGCGCTGCTATTGACCAGATCACTAAAGTGGTGGCTAATGTCAACACCATTGTCGACAAGGTGACAAAAGAAGTCTCGCGGTTCAGGGTCTGA